The DNA window CAGACGCCGGCGTCGGCCGCGCTGATGGTGTCGCTGAGGAGGTCGTCGACGTCGGCGTGGACGACCAGCTCGTCCAGCATCTCCGGGTCGCCGTTGGAGAGCATGTAGATCTCGTAGCCGTCGTCGATCAGCCGTTCGAGCCCCTCCCGGACGTCGTCGTACACGTCGAGGTCGTCCACGGTGTCGAGGATCGCCTCGCGTTCGGCCGCCGACACCTCGACGCCCGCGGTCTGGAGGGCGTACTCCAGCGACACCCGATACCGGTCCCGCGTCGGCTTGAAGTCGTCCAACAGGGCGGACGTGATCCCGTAGAGACTGCCCCGGAGGTCCCAGATCCGCGCAACGGCCTCCGGGTTGTCCGTGTGCTTTTCGAGCGCCCTCCGCGTGGAGAGCTCGTCGACGAGGGTGCTGTAGGAGTCGACCAACACCGTGTCGACTCTGTCTGGTTCGAAGGTCATCGTGAACAGTGCCGTCTCGCATCAAACAATAAACGTACTGGTGGAATGACCGAACGATCGTGGGCGTTCGGGGCGTATCCGTGACGAAACGAGTGTTCATCGTTTCTCGTCGAGACGCCGTCCGCGTCGACTCCCCGCTCGCGTCAACCCTCGGCCGCGTCGACTCCCGACCGCGTCGATCCGACGGCGACGGCGGCCGTCAGTCCGCGTCGATCCGACAGCCGCCGGTGTAGTCGACGCCCTCGATCGTCTCGATCCCCTCGTCGCCACACACCGGGCAGTCCGGATCCCGTTGGTACGGGACCGTCTCGAAGGTCATGTCCATCGCGTCGTAAAACAGCAGCCGGCCCGCGAGCGGCTCGCCGGCGTCGAGGAGGAGCTTGACCGCCTCCGTCGCCTGGATACAGCCGAGCGTGCCGGGGAGCACGCCGAGCACGCCGGTCGTCGCGCAGTCGGGGACGGTGCCCGGCTCGGGCGCTTCCGGGAAGAGACACCGGTAGCAGGGGCCGTCGGGGACGAGCGTCGTCGCCTGCCCCTCGAACTTGTAGATCGCGCCGTGAGCGACCGGCACGCCCTCGATCCGGGCGGCGTCGTTGACGACGTACCGCGTCCGGAAG is part of the Halorubrum aethiopicum genome and encodes:
- a CDS encoding HAD-IA family hydrolase translates to MTFEPDRVDTVLVDSYSTLVDELSTRRALEKHTDNPEAVARIWDLRGSLYGITSALLDDFKPTRDRYRVSLEYALQTAGVEVSAAEREAILDTVDDLDVYDDVREGLERLIDDGYEIYMLSNGDPEMLDELVVHADVDDLLSDTISAADAGVCKPGRELYRHAAHRAGTAVSRIVHVTASWYDVQGALYTGMQGVWMNRAGTEWEEILRDPHLEIETFHELADELGA
- the ubaA gene encoding SAMP-activating enzyme E1, coding for MSLSLDSTQLDRYSRHIIMEEVGPEGQRRLLEGSALVLGAGGLGAPVIQYLAAAGVGTLGIVDDDVVERSNLQRQVIHGDGDVGEPKVESAARFVDRLNPDVDVETHETRLDVDNARELIGAYDVVVDCADNFRTRYVVNDAARIEGVPVAHGAIYKFEGQATTLVPDGPCYRCLFPEAPEPGTVPDCATTGVLGVLPGTLGCIQATEAVKLLLDAGEPLAGRLLFYDAMDMTFETVPYQRDPDCPVCGDEGIETIEGVDYTGGCRIDAD